A single genomic interval of Littorina saxatilis isolate snail1 linkage group LG17, US_GU_Lsax_2.0, whole genome shotgun sequence harbors:
- the LOC138953979 gene encoding GTP-binding protein 10-like has translation MARACLQVKGFMPCQYILGHQKRFMGSFRRTDTPEKSNAKSVPNKKKSFIDSLRIYARGGAGGQGLVKFGGIGGDGGNVVVVAKDKQTLINVYQKCPTRRFVAGNGANSTKFCLCGDKGTDMEIFVPPGVELVTDEGQVLGDLNKEGDRAIAAYGGKGGNPDNQFIGRRGDARSVRLDLKVIADVGLVGFPNAGKSTFLKAVSRAKPKIASYPFTTIRPQIGIAEFPDFRKISVADLPGLIEGAHANFGMGHRFLKHVERTKLLLFVVDVNGFQLAQGYPSRTAFQTVLLLNKELELYRPDLLSKPALLVVNKMDTDLDHHLTEEVMSNLESLPVSMETVVEEMRPETLIKFDDILTMSAKNRENTDLVMKRVRALLDQYADKQLAEQQKEKAMMPFDEGMDGIFEKDREHAKQKLA, from the coding sequence ATGGCCCGAGCTTGTCTGCAAGTCAAGGGATTCATGCCATGTCAGTATATTTTAGGTCATCAGAAGCGATTCATGGGGTCTTTTCGACGGACAGACACACCTGAAAAGAGCAACGCTAAGTCTGTACCCAACAAAAAGAAGTCATTCATCGATTCTCTCCGAATATATGCTCGGGGTGGTGCCGGAGGGCAAGGCCTGGTTAAGTTTGGTGGCATCGGGGGAGATGGAGGTAACGTCGTTGTCGTGGCTAAAGACAAGCAAACGCTGATTAACGTGTACCAGAAATGTCCAACACGACGCTTTGTGGCAGGGAATGGGGCaaacagcaccaagttttgcctGTGTGGAGACAAGGGGACGGATATGGAGATTTTTGTTCCACCAGGTGTGGAGCTAGTCACAGATGAGGGCCAGGTCCTCGGAGACTTGAACAAGGAAGGAGACAGAGCCATTGCTGCGTATGGAGGGAAGGGAGGCAACCCGGACAACCAGTTCATCGGTCGTCGTGGGGATGCTAGGTCTGTGCGTCTGGACCTGAAAGTGATCGCTGACGTAGGGCTCGTAGGGTTCCCTAATGCAGGGAAGTCAACATTCCTCAAGGCAGTGTCCAGAGCAAAACCCAAGATCGCCAGTTATCCCTTCACAACAATCCGTCCTCAGATCGGCATCGCAGAGTTTCCAGACTTCAGAAAGATTTCCGTCGCTGATCTGCCAGGGTTGATTGAAGGGGCTCATGCCAACTTTGGGATGGGTCACAGATTTTTGAAGCACGTTGAACGCACAAAGCTGCTGCTGTTTGTGGTGGATGTGAACGGATTCCAGCTTGCACAGGGCTATCCATCACGCACAGCTTTCCAAACAGTGCTCTTGCTGAACAAAGAACTGGAGCTGTACAGACCAGACCTGTTAAGCAAACCTGCGTTACTGGTGGTGAACAAAATGGACACAGACCTAGATCATCATCTTACAGAGGAAGTGATGTCAAACTTGGAAAGTCTACCGGTTTCCATGGAAACTGTTGTGGAAGAAATGCGGCCTGAGACCCTCATTAAGTTTGATGATATATTGACTATGTCTGCAAAGAATCGCGAGAACACTGACCTTGTGATGAAGAGGGTTCGAGCTCTGCTTGACCAGTATGCAGACAAACAGCTAGCAGAGCAGCAGAAGGAAAAAGCCATGATGCCATTTGATGAAGGTATGGATGGCATTTTCGAAAAGGATAGAGAACATGCTAAACAAAAGCTTGCTTGA
- the LOC138953956 gene encoding protein FAM133-like isoform X2 codes for MPADRDRVRSTSERKGRKRSHQRDASSSSSSSSSDSSDSSSDSDVRHKRRHSREDRSSHKAKRKRRSRDTSSDSSSTSSSSRSSSPDQRKKKTKKEKKHKHKKSRRSHKRGKDNVPVKLSKYWNQSSKQGSDSDSSDPQRSAISGKKLHRKIKKSKADKERDKNRKKVLQFLNSTM; via the exons ATGCCAGCTGACAGGGACCGCGTGCGAAGCACATCTGAGAGAAAAG GACGAAAGAGATCACATCAAAGGGACGCCtcatcatcatcgtcttcatcatcatcagatTCCAGTGATTCCAGTTCAGATTCTGATGTTCGTCACAAACGTCGGCACAGTCGTGAGGATCGTAGCTCTCACAAAGCCAAGAGAAAACGTCGAAGTAGAGACACATCAAGCGACAGCAGCAGTACTAGTTCTAGTAGCAGGAGCTCATCACCAG ATcaaaggaagaagaaaacaaagaaggagaagaagcaTAAACATAAG AAATCCCGCAGGTCCCACAAGAGAGGGAAAGATAATGTGCCTGTTAAGCTTTCAAAG TACTGGAACCAGTCAAGTAAACAAGGTAGCGATAGTGACAGCAGTGATCCACAACGGAGCGCCATCTCAGGCAAAAAACTTCATCGAAAGATCAAGAAATCAAAAGCTGACAAGGAG agAGACAAGAACAGAAAGAAGGTACTGCAGTTTCTGAATTCAACAATGTAA
- the LOC138953956 gene encoding protein FAM133-like isoform X1, whose product MPADRDRVRSTSERKEGRKRSHQRDASSSSSSSSSDSSDSSSDSDVRHKRRHSREDRSSHKAKRKRRSRDTSSDSSSTSSSSRSSSPDQRKKKTKKEKKHKHKKSRRSHKRGKDNVPVKLSKYWNQSSKQGSDSDSSDPQRSAISGKKLHRKIKKSKADKERDKNRKKVLQFLNSTM is encoded by the exons ATGCCAGCTGACAGGGACCGCGTGCGAAGCACATCTGAGAGAAAAG AAGGACGAAAGAGATCACATCAAAGGGACGCCtcatcatcatcgtcttcatcatcatcagatTCCAGTGATTCCAGTTCAGATTCTGATGTTCGTCACAAACGTCGGCACAGTCGTGAGGATCGTAGCTCTCACAAAGCCAAGAGAAAACGTCGAAGTAGAGACACATCAAGCGACAGCAGCAGTACTAGTTCTAGTAGCAGGAGCTCATCACCAG ATcaaaggaagaagaaaacaaagaaggagaagaagcaTAAACATAAG AAATCCCGCAGGTCCCACAAGAGAGGGAAAGATAATGTGCCTGTTAAGCTTTCAAAG TACTGGAACCAGTCAAGTAAACAAGGTAGCGATAGTGACAGCAGTGATCCACAACGGAGCGCCATCTCAGGCAAAAAACTTCATCGAAAGATCAAGAAATCAAAAGCTGACAAGGAG agAGACAAGAACAGAAAGAAGGTACTGCAGTTTCTGAATTCAACAATGTAA